DNA sequence from the Colletotrichum destructivum chromosome 9, complete sequence genome:
TGGTAGTTGACGATCTCCAGCAAAGCCCATGATAAACGACCTGGTCATGAAGGCATAgcacatacgaccatacccactggagaactcgggatcccgtccgctctcccatagataagccagtgagggccggattagtagttgggtcggtgacgaccagcgaatacctggtgttgtatgttttcTACGACttcatcttttttttttagttgAGCTTTCTATGCGTGGGTGCTTGGTATGTGCGAGTCATGCCGTGCAAGAGCCAGAAGGTGACCTGGATGCTGCTCCTTGTTTCACCCTTTCTCCCTTAAGATAAGTTAGGGTGCTGGCGACGAGTAGAAGTAAGTTATTACGTAAGGTAACCTTGATGCAGTTGGCCACTTCGTTGTATATTCGCCGACGTAACTATAGCAATAAAACAATGAAACCGGGTTGAATGACAAATAACCATACCTAGCAGATCAAAGCAGTAAAAAACATAAACTCCTAAGCATCTCTCAGCCATTGGGCTCTTTACTATTCTTAGCACAAAATCCTTACCTTGAACGACATACTACAGTGCTGCTGTGAGATCAGTTGCATATTTCAATTGAAAACCCGAGACTTGTCAACTTCTCACGGAATGGAGTCTTGCAACTCGGGCCTGATGGCAAGGATATGTGCCATGTAAGTCAAGGAACTCGTCATTATCTCAGCGCCGCCATCAGTAAGAAGTATAGCGATTATTTTAGATATATAGTCCTAAGTAAGTTACAAGCTCTTGCTTTAGGTCGTAGTCATTGTGTCTATAAAGTTGTTCTAGTTTCTCTACTACTGTTCTGCCTAGCTAGAAAAGAAGCTAAAACTTAACCTACGTatcctccagcagcagcagcccgaAGACGCAGCACTTCTCTGTTGCTCCGACAgcgacgcagacgcagacaaCCGTTGCAGGAGCGCAATTACACAgtggatggcctcgagcGTCAACATAAGTGATCCACTCAAACACGGTATCGGTTGTGCACAGTATGCAGTGCCGTCGACGTGTACGAATAGGAGAGGCGCAAGACAGCGGGACAGATGGCCATGTTCGGATAGGCGCCGTCCAGACGGCGTGAATCGTCCAGGGGGCCGTCCTTCTGGCTGCCGTCCGTCCGGGAACTGCTAGTTGTGTCGGCTTTGTCATCGGCAACGCTCTCGTTGGCAGCTTGAATCCTGGTTTCAGGGGGAGGTCTTCGGTTTCACTGGGCCGCGGACAACCACAGCGACGAGCGGGAAGTTGTCGACGCTGCCAGCGGCGTTGAACCGCGGTAAGACTTTGGCATTGTAGACGCCTCTTTACAGTCCTTTCAGGCCAGAAACGCAAGCTAGGCCGCACTTGGTGGCCGAGTAGACTCCTAGGCCACCCTGGCAGAAATATCTTTGTAAGACACCGTTAATATGTTTGATGAACCGATCCTAAGGCGGTAGATGGCTTGACTCTCAAAAAATAACAGGCGCCGTAGATATGCTGCGGAGGTAAATACTTTGTGAGAACAGAGCGATAAATGTGACAGGTCGCTCTCAAGGCGGACAAAAGGGGGACAGCAGATATGTCGAATACCGTAAAGCAAGGTCGGCGGTGGGTTGAAAGTGTACGTCGAGGCGGTCGCTGGGACCGAGGCATTGGCTGCGCGATGGTGTAGGTGCCGCGTGCGGACGGTGCAGCTCGGTTGGCGTCTCGGAAACGGTTCCCGGCTTCGATTTCagggaggaaagggggaggagcTAACATCTCTATTCCGACACAACCCTTCCTTGTCAGATATAGCCAGCGTCAACTGGACCTCGGCACCTTATCCATCGCCGTTCACGCAGCCACCGACCGATCGACCGACCGCTCCAGCAAACCATCCACCCAGCAGCTTTTGCTAGCTTGCTAGCATGTTCGTCGACAGAACGGCCTTCCATCCAAACGAGAAGTGCAAGAGAGCCAATTACGCATCAGCCTTTCGTGCCGAATCCTCTCATCGCATTGCATCGCCTCGCATtgcagctcgccgaggaccgAGATCCACGCCACCCGGCTGGCACAAGGAACGCGGCTTGGAAAGAAAAGGACGAATCATAACTTGCGACGATACCAAATACGGCAGTTGGTTTGACCAGCATGGTTGGTGTTCCAATGTGCAATCCAACCAAGGTGGATGTAATGACCTCTCCCTACGCACTGAAGACAATACGCAAATGATTCATGACACTGGCTGCCCACTAAAGAGCATGATTTTGCAAACAGCTAGCCAGCCCCCATGTCCAAGATCCAGGATCCTCTACCCTGTTGACAGAGGCCAGAACTAGCATACATATCACTAACAAACGTCGAGATCGACAACAAAGGTCGTGTCGATTCGCCCCTGCCATCGTGTTCCGAGACTATTCCAGCGATGCCTTCCGAAAACTTTGGCCACACGTGGCATCGGCACCCAACACATGAGCTCGAGCGTTGCAATCCCGACACGGTGACAGCCGCTGCTGCACCCTATGGAACCTCCCGACACAGAACCAAACTCGCGACCAGTGTCAAGCCAAGTCATAATGGCAGGATTTTGAGCCCCTTGCTTTTTGTTAATCTCAAGACTTCCCCCGAGACCTGTTGCAAGGTAACTTGGAGAAATGCCCCAAGTTCTGACCCCCGTCTCCGACCAGTGTTTTGGGGCAAAGAATGAAGTCATGATGTGAGTGCCAGTTGTGTTGAAATTCCCGGTCTTGTTCCAGACTTCTCGAAGCGTCATTTTGCCTTCTTTGGCCAGCTGGTCAAACTGGCCACCTTTGGAGAACTTGAAACTGCAAATTTTCAACATGACGGGATTCAACATACCGGCATTGTTCACAAGGGCATCAAGCCTGCCAAACTTTTCCTCGACAGTTCGAAACCCTACATTGATTGATTCGTCATTCTCAATGTCGACCTGTAAAGGATACAGCACGCTCTCTGAAGCTGGGAACTGGGCCGCAAGGCATTGGATTGCATTGTCGGCATTGGCGAGATTTCTACTACCAAAGAGAATAGAGTAAAACGTGGTAGATTGAAGCAACGACTTTACCACGTCACTTCCGAAGCCCGTGTTCGCGCCAGTTACGAGAATTATCTTTTGAGCGTCCATGGTCGATGGCTGCGTGTCGCTTGATTTGAGATCCGATTCAAGCAGAAGAGTCTTGAGTGTGAGTGAAATTCGTGGTATCAATTTTCGCACATCTGGTACCGTCACCAATTCGTAAACCTTGTCTCCAACCGAAATCTTCCTGACTGCAAAGCAGCTTTTGCTGTAGACAGACCATCGACGATGAGCACTGACACGAGCGACTCACCGATGTCATTGTAATGTAATATCTCTGAATTCCCCAGTATCATCACTAGACTTATATGTTTGTTGACGCTGTTGAGTCCCGCCGGAGCTGGATCATACAGCATATCATCGAGATTCCTTTCGTTTATATGCTTTCGGATCTAACCCTGCCATCATCGTACTTTGCAGCTGACGTTGCAGAATAGGGACCCTTTTGTGGCGATTGGCGAATCTCTTCTGTAGGTACCAAGAGGCGTTGCCTTGACCAGCGCTCTCGTTGTTCTTGCTATTCGAACCTAGGTACATTGTTCTCTTGTCCCTCAGCCGATCTACCCATAGCTTGCCCCTAAAAAGATTTACGGTAACGGCTAAAACTGGCAATATTCTTCACCGTTAAATCGCGCTTTGCTAAATCGCGACGTTGAGAATGGTCTCTAGCCCACATCCATGTGCGCGAAAAGGTTCGGGCCAATCTCTTCTGGAGGGTCACCAACTCCCGCGCCAGGGTCCGACACAGTATCGACCTGCAAAATTTGCCGAATAAAATTCGCAGCGCCTTGGGTGAAGGGTAATCTGCCCTGCTGGGCTTCCGTATAGAGAAATTACTAAATACTAAAGACCCTGGCATCCAGCATGTTCCGAAGCCATGGGACACTTTCCGCCAGGCTTGCTGGGCAGATGGAGAAAGCTTCGACTATAGACTTGTTAACACTACTCAGAATACGTTACGGCAGCCAAAGGTGCCGTAAAGAGAAGATAATGCTTCACGGTATGCCAGACGCCAGGGTCGCGAAGTCGATTCTGAAGGTAATAGGTCCGCGCTCCAGACTCTTCACGTGATTTTCCATGAAGCGTACCAATCTCGAGACCTGAGAGTCACATAATGAACTATGCATCCCTCTATTTTGCTTGGATATGAGTCAGTTCCAGCCTATGCTTGACGGTTAACATGCGTGCGTGAAGCACTGAGCACGGTGCATCCAAGACGCCTGTGACCCTTGTATTGTTAGAACAGTAGGCTGAGGGTGAGCAGGGGAAGCATCGTGAAAGTGGAAAATGTCGTTGAAGTAAGATTGTTCATAGCTATGGATTAGGATGGCACAAATCCAAGATGAAAGAATCGATCTGCATTATTGCTTTTGGTACAAATTTTTTTAGTCTACTTGATTGAAGGCTCATAGAGTGATGAGTTTGGCCTACTACAACATAATCGCTTGATTCTTGAATGACACCTCTACTATGTTGTGCATAGTAACCCTTTCACCTTAAGTCTTGGAACGTTTGACGCCGTATGGGTTATGTTTGTAACACTCTCGGTGTTCATCTGTTGCTCCAGCATTCCACTCCTAGTCCTCGTATTGAGAATACTTGGGGATATAAGTAGGAAAAGTGCCAAAATAATTGAGACATGCCAATGATTGATTGAGTGAGGCATGGAATGAGATCTAAAGATGCAGTAAACAACGACGAATGTCATTTAGCAAACGAAAGCACCGAGGCGTAGGAAAGTTGCAAGAAGCGAAGTTATTACACGTAGCTTGCAATAAACAACATGTGATAGAGGCTTCCAATTCTTAAGCGAGAACGAGTATCTCAAGTTTGTCGAAAGAGAGTTTCGCTTTCGCTTTCGGCTTACTGATAGTAAAGCACAACAAGTATGTATGTGCTAAGAGTGCAAAAGCTAGGAGAACAACTCATCTTGCATTAGACGATTAATGAAGACTGAACTATCTGAACGATGTGAAACCATGTTTTGCACACAGCCTTAGGTTCTGTCTCTTGTTAATACTTTTCACTAAGAGATGTGCTAACTTTTTCATGGGCTGAGCGGCTGCGCAAAGAAAGTCTCCACAGGTTGCCCATGTCAGCGGCATCGCTGCGGACTCCGACCTGTAAGTTTTTGGATTGTCAGGATACAGGGCTAACTGCACGCCTGACTGCTAGGCTGACTACAGAGAACAAAGTCTGGATAATAATTCAAAAACTATTACAAACCTCTAGCCTTAACATTCATAAGGTTTAAGAGTAGCCTAGCCTTAGGGCACAAAGCTTGTATTGCCCTTGGCAGTGTGTTTCAGTGTATTTTGTACCCCCTGACACAGTACAGAGGGGAGTGGAAAGACAAGTGGATTATGGAGCCTTCTTGCTGTTAATCGAATTGTTAAAGTCCCCTGCTGCAACGTTCTACTGTAGACTAAATCATCTTGCTACTCGTTTGTCGAGTGCCTTGGAATAAACATAGCGAGTGATTCACATCGACTTTAAAACTGTAAAGACTACAAAATAAACTCTAGATGTTGCTTACTTGAAGACACTGAGGAGAACAGCCAGAGCTAAGTGTACTCTCATAGGGACAGGAACAATTATTTGGGCTTTCAGCATCGTGAAACCTTAGGCTCATGGACACATCCGAATTGAACAGATGAACTGAAGCTATGACTACGATCGTCTCAACTCGAGTCATAGTCAATGCGCAACACGAGGGCCAAGCCACCTTGGTTAATATAAAGCCCCGCGGCGGGTGGAACGTGCACAACTCTAAAACCGAGGTTACGGCGCTGAATTGTTCATTCTCTGCGCATTTGGTAGGGCTAGCGCGACTTGACCTAGAAACCCGAGAGCGAAGCCGAGAATCATAAGCCACATCCTGCTTCTGTGGTCATTACGGATTTGTGATTCACACGTAGCGCAATATCTCTCAGACAACAGCCTTGTGACAGGGTCTCAAACTACTGTCTTCAATACTCGACGATGGATTCAGAAAAAGGGGTTCTTAGAATATAAATACCAAAGATTTCCTCCTCTGATTTCACATCTCATCACTCTCACCATCAGTATCACAATCACTACCAGTATCAGACTCACTACAAACTCTGTCAAACTTCTTTTTcaaccaaccaacaccaGATTACCAAGATCTTCCTATCAAAATGCAGTTCCTCAGCACCCTCACCATTTCCATGAGCGCCATGCTCTCTCTCGCTGCTGCGGGTCCTCTCTCTGCTCGTGCAGACCTGGATTGCCCCGAAAGCTATGTCTCCTGCGGAAAGGACGGCACTAACGGTGACGGGGGCAGCCGATGCGCGGCGGAGTGCACCTACCTGGGCGGCCCTACCTCGCTGGGCCGCTGCACCAACTCGTGTCCTCCCGGATACTACCCGGACGCTTGCATTAGCGGAGGCGCTTTCAACAGGCGCTTCAAGTGCTCTGAGCTTTGAAGGGTCAGTCTCTATCATCATACAAAACCCAGAGACAACAGCTAACATTTTCTATCGATAGAACTTCCTGGAGTCTAGACTGCAGTATTGTCACTTTATACTCGAGTTTTCTTATTGTAAAGTGATTTTATGGTTTATGTTTGAAAGCTTTCTATTCCTAGGCCAAAAGACAAACAAAATAGGATATCTTACATAACCTAAAACATCATAGTCCTCCTCACCGTTCTACTTCTGTTGTGATCTTAGACACTCCAGATTCAATATTGTTCAAAACTCGCCACCACCACATCGCCTTCAAACTTCATTGTCATTGATCATTCATGTGGAAGATCAGGCCATTGCAAAAGCTTTTAATTCTGTTTTCTGTGAGTCTTCGCCCATGTTTTGGACATAGTTGAATTTCCGTCTTACGGCAAGGTGACAGCGCTTCGAGAAATCAGCCCGAAACACATGTTCGAGTCCGACGGAAAGTACGGGTTGTGCCTACTGCCGATCAAGTTGCCCGAATTTTGACTTCGTCAATGACCTAACCGAGCCGAGCTATCAAATTCGCTGTCGTGATGAGTATGCGTGTGCGAACTGACGACCCTAGGGTCTGGACTGCCTTGAGATTCTTCGCCTTGTTGCAGGTCTGACTTGCCGTTTGACCCAATTAAAGAATCATGGGTTTCAGTCTGCAAGTGTTACTTCCGAGGTGCATCCCAGGAGAATCGGACCTGTTACTTCAAACAGACATCAATCACGTTGGGATCCAACATCCTCGAGGGAGCTTTCGGCGAAACCCAACAAAGAAGCAGCCTACAGTGGCCCAAGCAAAGATTCGCCTGTATCTTACGTCCTTAATGCTTACTCGGACTACGCCAATCTCAAGCTGCATCTACACTGGGAGGCGATCTTGGAGTGAAAAGTCTTTTTTTGGCATTCTATACCTTTAAGTACAGATCTATCTTATGTTTCCTTTTACTTGGAGGGCGGGGTAAGTGTCTTTCGCTACAGTTCTCTCTCAGCCCCAGCGAACATCTCTTTACATTCTCTTTAAGTGGGGGTTCAATGAAACCTCAAGAGTTGAGTTTTCGGTGTTCAACCCATCGCGATCATGAGAGTCGATTGTATTGACGTTGTCGAGAATGACACCTAGCGCACCATATGGGAATTACGCGAGGAACAAATAGGATGAGCACCACCACAAAGACCCCGTGCGTCTGTTTTAAACTCGACTTCGAAACTCTTGAGAGTGGGAAGATCTTTACAACGCCTGAGGTGCTCTCTGTCTACCGAAGAGCCGCGGCAAACTCAGCAGGCCGTCAACGAGTGGGCAACGAAGTAGCAACAAGACATGGGACCGAGACGGAGCCCTGCAGCACGTCTGAATCCGCAGAAAAGGAAGAAATGAGATGAATCGGGTTTGGAACATTTTTTCTTGGCTTCACGGGGCCTAAACAACCGGCAACTTTCCTCTCTACCTATGGGGACAGTGGGATCTCCAAGAATGTGGAAACTACGCCCATAGCCAAGCCTCCCGAGTATATTGCTGTCAGTTGCATATGGCGCCGTTAGAAAACGGGTGAAGGCTCGGTGGTGATTTCCTGTTTACCCTGGGAGGTTCCTCTCAACAGAATCTGGGACGTCCAAAAGCTGCTGGAGCAACTGAGAAAGGTACCCGGTTACCAGCGCTACGCATGGTTTCACCTCGTCTGCATCCCAAGGGGAGGAGAGCCTCGAGCCGAGCCCAGGCTGCGAGACATTGAAGTCCAGGATATTGTCAAACAAGCCAGTGTCTTCGGACAGGCGTCCACTGCCGTTGCCTGGATGAATGCCATGATGCTGCCGGGGCTGGGGAGCATGCGATTGATACCTGCCGTGCCCGCCACGGGAGCTGGTAGCTACTACAGACCTACCCTTTGATGTCATGCCGCGAAAGGATGGTCCGGAACCGTTTCCGGCTTGGGCGCCAGAATTTGCGGCCCCCTTGGAAAGCCTTGTCCAGTAGCGAACCCCTTACCTCTCGTCGAAGGCGATGCAATGGACGTTTGTCGAGTCGGAGCGAGATCCCCACAATCATGTCAATAGATGGTTCACGTCGCTTTGGATGCTCCAGAAGGCGCGTGTGAGGCCTGACATGTGGACTTGCGATCAGTCATGGGAGCCTCTTCGCCTGCGCTACGTCGAGACTCCGTACTGGGGAGATCGGCAGAACATAAGTCTTGGATCAATTTTTTTGCTTTGATGTAGGATACTAATGTTTCCACCTTGAGTCCCCGTCGCCCCCCGCCCATTTCAGCCGAGTTGGTAGATCATGTGCCACCATCAGAGAGTCATCTGGGCGGTGTGAgtgccagcagcagcaaaggcACAGTAGACGGCATGGCCCAGGACCGATCGAAAATGAACAGCTTGGAACCTTTTGCCAAACAACGAAAAATTAGCGAGTCCCCAAATGAGAGGTCAATGTACGACTTCTTCAACAAGGCAACCCTTGCGAGCAGGTTGTCCTCTACAAAAATACGGCTTGAGGTGGTCGACGCCCATTGATCAACTGGAGGCGGATAATGCCGCACAGAGGGACGCACGTACCAAAAGAAGCCCAACCATTCCCTGGTCAGCAACCTCTCTGAGGCATTACTCGATGTCAAGATGCTCGACGAGACGTGATTGACGTAGTTCGCGATAGGGAGGTCACGAATGGACATGGTCGCCATCGGGGAGCGGCGCGCCGGCAAGCGTCCCAAAGCCAGAGCCTATGCCATGGTGTCTGCCGGCGGGGTTGCAGACTGGTCCAATCCCCAGGGCTCCAACGATAAACCAGACTCGCAGATCATTTTGAGCCAACATTCCGTCGTTTTCTTCCGGAAGCTCCGTGCCAAGGTTGGCAACGCAGACTTTTTCGGGTCGAGAACCCTGAACAAGGATGTAGCTAACTACATTAGAGACTTACCCCTGTCGCTTTGAGGTGTCTGCATCCTTTTTAGGTTCTGCCCGTTTGCAGTGCTAAACCTTCCAGCGGCTCGCCAGCCTCAAGCGTCTTTCTGACCCCGCAAGAATGGCTTGAAAGCTCTCTCCCTATGGAGGGGCAGGCCACCATGAGAGGAGCTGCCGTGGCCCTTGGAGCTAGATGACTTCTGGTGGGAGCCCATAGCTGCGATGATAGGGTTTAGCGGAAGAAATTAGGATGAACTTGAAGGTATTCCTTAGTGCTGGTATTACAGGGTCACTCAAGTGAAAAGAAAAGCTCAATAAAGTGAGGGTATTTGTATCGCAGGTGTGGTGCAGAAGGGAGGTTATAAGTCAAGGGCAGCAATCGACGAAGGCCGTGATATGGCCGGCCAGACGGACCCACTCTGACGGAGATGGATCCGTGTGATGTGATTGGCAAAGACAGGCTATTGTTCCCATTTCCCCATCGATAATCCGGTCGGCATTCCAACAATTAGGGATGGAATGCTGTTGTCTTCCTTTAGAGTCTCTTGTACGATGGTCACAGGGATGGGAAGTGGTTATGGGATTGTTAACCTACATGGTTCCATAAATGTGCCCTCGTGCGGCAGCGATCCTGGATGCAAAAAAAGATTACGATCGTCGTTTAATGTCTTATCGAGGGAGCTGAGTCGAGACAAGGTTGGGACGTTCGTGGTGCGTGTTCATAGATTTTTCGTCTGGCCACCGGCAACACGCAGAAATTGGATTGGATAGTATCCACTTGGTTTTTGTGACAGCTGGGTGCACCTGGCAGCAAAGTCACGCGACCTTGTGTGCCCTCATCCATCCATGCCTACAGTTAGGTTAGCACCTCCTGAAACTGACAGACGGTCTTCTTAAGGTAGGCCACGGAAGACGCATCCTACATACAGTGCACTCTTGCTCCTCCTACGTTAGGACATGACTACCTTATTGCGGAGAGTCTGAGTTAGGTAGGCGGATGGAAATCACTATTTTTCAATTAGCTACACGTCTCGATTTTACCATACCTCCTTGGAAGTCTTTAGACACGCGACCTGTCTTGCGCAACTGGCGTGTGCTGGGTGATTGGATGAcaggggcagcagaggcagaggccgGGCGGGGTAGCTTGGGAGTCTACAGCAATGTGCCTGGAGAAAAATTTACACTTGCTACAAACATGGCGTGTGCATCTTAGtcagcacacacacacacacacacacacacacttttTACATGCAGCGAGAAGTCGCAGTGAAATGCCACTCCGTAGAAGAATCATGATAGAACCACAGACATGCATCGTGAAGTGGTCTGGGTCATCTCAGGCTGTCAGCATGCTACGGGTTAGAATGCAAGGGCCATAACCGGGGCATCGACTTGGAAATAGAgggcccccctcccctgtgGAAAGTGGACAGCGACCTGCCACTGCATGAAGGAGAACAATAACTCACCTAACTTAATAAATAGCAGCAGACAGCAAAGCTTCGTGGCCAGTTAAAGGGCACCAGCAACATTCGAGCACTTCTTCTGGACCCAGCGACACCTGTCAAGTCTTTCCTAGAGCGAAAGAGAAGGAGTAGAAAATGAgccaacgtcaacgccagCCAGGAACGATCAAAGAGGACTCCAGCGCCAAGACACACCTCTCGACATTCCACTTGCGCTTCTCGAGGGCCACGGCTGATGGTGACCTTTCATCGTCTGTGCCGTTCATACGGTAAGACATTAGGACACCGGGGAGCC
Encoded proteins:
- a CDS encoding Putative short-chain dehydrogenase/reductase SDR, NAD(P)-binding domain superfamily → MDAQKIILVTGANTGFGSDVVKSLLQSTTFYSILFGSRNLANADNAIQCLAAQFPASESVLYPLQVDIENDESINVGFRTVEEKFGRLDALVNNAGMLNPVMLKICSFKFSKGGQFDQLAKEGKMTLREVWNKTGNFNTTGTHIMTSFFAPKHWSETGVRTWGISPSYLATGLGGSLEINKKQGAQNPAIMTWLDTGREFGSVSGGSIGCSSGCHRVGIATLELMCWVPMPRVAKVFGRHRWNSLGTRWQGRIDTTFVVDLDVC